A single region of the Pontibacter kalidii genome encodes:
- a CDS encoding GNAT family N-acetyltransferase: protein MKYEILHEEKYQQFTAKLGQDEEAEIAYARPEEGVLDLTHTYVPEAYRGTGLAQELINAALEYARQHHLKVIASCPAVKKHIARHPEHQDLLQ, encoded by the coding sequence ATGAAATACGAGATCTTACACGAAGAGAAGTACCAGCAGTTTACCGCCAAGCTAGGGCAGGACGAGGAGGCGGAGATAGCCTACGCCAGGCCGGAAGAAGGTGTGCTGGACCTGACGCATACGTACGTGCCCGAGGCTTACCGCGGCACCGGGCTGGCGCAGGAACTGATCAACGCGGCCCTGGAGTACGCCCGCCAGCACCACCTGAAAGTAATCGCCTCCTGCCCGGCCGTGAAGAAACACATCGCGCGGCACCCCGAGCACCAGGACCTGCTGCAGTAA
- a CDS encoding peptidase associated/transthyretin-like domain-containing protein, translating to MKTCTKLPLYFALLLLSCCLTACDLHKYDYISKYCPGSCTVIKGRITDQNGQPVASTIMRIKWHNDGYLQPAYTTEKAATITDMNGTYELRFLLRDSELEKGYFQIEASKELDTYLGCTDNSLWYSRDISRDTTIIQNYTIAPSALLEFITDIQEPEQPQERYQALVKYKLRTTDSDSCTYAYDGRGGYLRGQVQVPADIPVVVYILKPGAGMTKKDVLTLQSGERRRYTLQF from the coding sequence ATGAAAACATGCACGAAGCTCCCGCTATACTTTGCCCTGCTGCTTTTAAGCTGCTGTCTCACCGCCTGCGACCTCCACAAGTACGACTATATCAGCAAGTACTGCCCCGGCTCCTGCACTGTTATTAAGGGCCGGATAACCGACCAGAACGGGCAACCGGTTGCCAGCACCATCATGCGCATCAAGTGGCATAACGACGGCTACCTGCAGCCAGCCTACACCACCGAAAAAGCCGCTACCATCACCGATATGAATGGAACTTACGAGTTGCGCTTCCTGCTCCGCGACAGCGAACTGGAGAAAGGCTACTTTCAGATTGAGGCTAGCAAGGAACTGGATACCTACCTGGGCTGTACAGACAACAGCCTGTGGTACTCTCGTGACATCTCCCGCGACACTACCATCATCCAGAACTATACCATCGCTCCCTCGGCCTTGTTAGAGTTTATTACCGACATCCAGGAACCTGAACAGCCACAGGAGCGCTACCAGGCCTTGGTAAAGTATAAACTAAGGACCACCGACTCCGACAGCTGCACCTATGCTTACGATGGCCGCGGGGGATATCTGAGGGGGCAGGTACAAGTGCCTGCTGACATACCCGTGGTAGTTTATATTTTAAAGCCAGGGGCCGGAATGACAAAAAAGGACGTGCTGACGCTGCAGTCGGGTGAAAGGCGGCGCTATACCTTACAATTTTAA
- a CDS encoding pseudouridine synthase, giving the protein MQQQRRLCLSETTHRAEVWLQVASIKPFPYLCSRIKYYPMHRHFILFKPYGYVSQFISETSKKKVLGELYGFPEGTMAIGRLDEASEGLLLLTTDGKVSEAVRGSTVEKEYYAQVDSVVTEEALQQLAQGISIRTEKEWHQTKPCRVQRLEAAPELPERARRIRDERHGPTSWVSITLTEGKFRQVRKMTAAVGFPTLRLVRVRIGNIRISEMAAGEVREVSCFDVA; this is encoded by the coding sequence GTGCAGCAACAAAGGCGGCTGTGCCTTTCCGAGACGACCCATCGGGCAGAAGTATGGTTGCAGGTGGCAAGTATAAAACCATTCCCGTACCTTTGCAGCCGGATAAAATATTACCCTATGCACCGCCACTTTATACTTTTCAAGCCTTACGGCTACGTGAGCCAGTTTATCAGTGAAACCAGCAAGAAGAAAGTGCTGGGGGAGCTGTATGGCTTCCCGGAAGGCACCATGGCCATCGGGAGGCTGGACGAGGCCAGCGAGGGGCTGCTGCTGCTGACTACAGACGGTAAAGTGAGCGAGGCGGTGCGCGGCAGCACAGTAGAGAAGGAGTATTACGCGCAGGTGGATAGCGTGGTGACGGAGGAGGCGCTGCAGCAGCTGGCGCAGGGCATTTCTATCCGCACCGAAAAGGAGTGGCACCAGACCAAGCCTTGCCGGGTACAGCGGCTTGAGGCTGCGCCCGAGCTACCTGAGCGAGCCCGCCGCATCCGCGATGAGCGGCACGGACCTACCAGTTGGGTTTCCATCACGCTTACAGAGGGCAAGTTCCGGCAGGTGCGCAAAATGACGGCCGCGGTCGGCTTCCCGACCCTGCGCCTGGTGCGCGTGCGCATCGGAAACATCCGTATAAGTGAAATGGCAGCCGGGGAAGTGAGGGAGGTAAGCTGCTTTGACGTGGCGTAG
- a CDS encoding DUF3820 family protein yields MNTQEAQPNPNILLELVEHRMPFGKYKDTLLCDLPVSYLEWFSSKGFPPGKLGMQLATIFEIKTNGLEYLLAPLKRRR; encoded by the coding sequence ATGAATACCCAGGAGGCACAGCCTAATCCCAACATTTTGCTGGAACTTGTAGAGCACCGCATGCCATTTGGCAAGTATAAAGATACCCTGCTCTGCGATCTGCCCGTCTCGTACCTGGAGTGGTTCAGCAGCAAAGGCTTTCCGCCGGGTAAGCTGGGCATGCAGCTGGCCACCATCTTCGAGATCAAGACAAACGGGTTGGAGTATTTGCTGGCTCCGCTCAAGCGCCGCCGCTAG
- a CDS encoding multidrug effflux MFS transporter, whose translation MTRKQYFIIILILGSLATISPFSIDMYLPGFPAIASDLKTTIAQVQLSLTAYLVGISVGQLLYGPLLDRYGRKNPLYAGLFIYILTSLACAYTESIDSFILMRFLQAIGGCVGMVAAQALVRDIFPVNKTAQAFSLLTLVIAVSPMVAPTVGGYVTAAFGWHAVFVILAVITALIMLGVYFALPEGRQPDASISLKPKAVLKNFVLVLKQEQFLLYTLAGGIATAAPFAYIAGSADVFMNIYNVSEQEYGWIFAFLAFAMIGSTQLNHVILNRFKSEQVINFTLFYQTAVGILLVVGTYYGWFSKLALIGLLFIFLTGQGLLNPNATALSLAPFTKNTGSAAALLGSFRMAMGGLMSAAVSVLHTGTALPMVSVMAGCSVVGLLLLLLGKRTIRFRASRRAVEEGTSVLISTGRER comes from the coding sequence ATGACGCGTAAACAATACTTCATCATCATACTTATCCTGGGTTCGCTGGCCACGATCAGTCCATTCTCGATTGATATGTACCTGCCCGGATTCCCGGCCATTGCCTCCGACCTGAAAACCACCATTGCGCAGGTGCAGCTATCGCTCACAGCTTACCTGGTAGGTATTTCGGTAGGGCAGCTGCTCTACGGCCCCTTGCTGGACCGTTACGGGCGCAAGAACCCACTTTACGCAGGCCTTTTCATCTACATCCTTACCTCGCTGGCCTGTGCCTACACCGAGTCCATCGATTCGTTTATCCTGATGCGGTTCCTGCAGGCCATTGGCGGCTGTGTGGGCATGGTGGCGGCGCAGGCGCTGGTGCGTGATATTTTCCCGGTGAACAAAACGGCCCAGGCTTTCTCGCTGCTCACGCTGGTGATTGCCGTGTCGCCGATGGTGGCGCCTACGGTGGGCGGTTACGTGACGGCAGCCTTTGGCTGGCACGCGGTGTTCGTTATACTTGCCGTGATCACTGCCCTGATTATGCTGGGGGTGTACTTTGCGCTGCCGGAGGGGCGGCAGCCGGATGCCTCCATCTCCCTGAAACCGAAGGCAGTGCTGAAAAACTTTGTCCTGGTGCTGAAGCAGGAGCAGTTTCTGCTGTATACCCTGGCCGGGGGAATCGCTACGGCGGCTCCTTTTGCCTACATAGCGGGCTCCGCGGATGTGTTCATGAACATTTACAACGTAAGCGAGCAGGAATACGGTTGGATCTTCGCTTTCCTGGCTTTCGCTATGATCGGCTCCACCCAGCTCAACCACGTGATTCTGAACAGGTTTAAAAGCGAGCAGGTGATCAATTTTACCCTCTTTTACCAGACGGCCGTGGGAATACTGCTGGTGGTGGGCACGTACTATGGCTGGTTCAGCAAGCTGGCGCTTATCGGGCTGCTGTTCATCTTCCTAACAGGGCAGGGCTTACTTAATCCCAATGCCACGGCGCTCTCGCTCGCGCCTTTCACCAAAAACACGGGCAGTGCCGCGGCGCTATTGGGCAGTTTCAGGATGGCGATGGGGGGGCTGATGTCGGCGGCGGTGAGTGTGCTGCATACGGGCACCGCTTTGCCGATGGTAAGCGTAATGGCAGGCTGTTCTGTAGTGGGGCTGCTGTTGCTGTTGCTGGGCAAGCGCACCATTCGTTTCCGCGCCAGCCGCCGCGCTGTAGAGGAAGGTACCTCGGTGCTGATTTCGACAGGACGGGAGCGGTAG
- a CDS encoding GNAT family N-acetyltransferase, translating into MSLTQLSKAFDELTPHEMYEMLRLRSEVFVVEQTCVFLDMDNKDQKCQHLLLYQDGELVATSRLVPPGLSYPDAMSIGRIVTSMKVRGTGVGRILVDYSIEECYRLYGQGPIKIGAQVYAKGFYESFGFVQSGPVYDEDGIDHIEMTKVE; encoded by the coding sequence ATGAGCCTTACCCAACTAAGCAAAGCTTTCGACGAGCTTACCCCGCACGAAATGTATGAGATGTTGCGCCTGCGCAGCGAGGTGTTCGTGGTGGAACAGACCTGTGTGTTCCTGGACATGGACAACAAGGACCAGAAGTGCCAGCACCTGCTGCTCTACCAGGATGGCGAATTGGTGGCTACCTCCCGCCTGGTGCCGCCCGGCCTCTCCTACCCCGACGCCATGTCCATTGGCCGCATTGTTACAAGTATGAAAGTGCGCGGTACAGGTGTGGGCAGGATCCTGGTGGATTACTCGATAGAAGAATGTTATCGTCTTTATGGTCAGGGGCCTATCAAAATCGGGGCGCAGGTATATGCCAAGGGTTTCTACGAGAGCTTCGGCTTTGTGCAGTCAGGCCCGGTATATGATGAGGACGGGATCGACCATATTGAGATGACGAAGGTGGAGTAG